One segment of Anopheles stephensi strain Indian chromosome 3, UCI_ANSTEP_V1.0, whole genome shotgun sequence DNA contains the following:
- the LOC118510235 gene encoding mitochondrial ribonuclease P protein 1 homolog, producing MLRTFLVTTRILGKPNFSATSGSILVRHLCPSSVLWKQYANLPHSQELPERKSDRKEANGRRSSPISSTTPPVTVDVEKRRKVLELEIEVMRQEGRKVPSVSTIKPDQWEHLLGLSSRNQRRHYYLYLWNIEMVRLGKQMKKERKQEEIAKRREELLKANAENDHIVYGLFHNTMFLRIYDSTMDHFHNNRLVQAIRYGINLVIDCSYDDYMNDKEMRNTAKQLMLCFALNRSHTEPFNIHHCNANFNKTTMKQLEKHLVQLHQPEFPFNVTERSYTDLFPKEQLVYLTPHCKNDLTEFNPDDVYIIGAMVDKSSQEPVSLGKAKKQGLRMARLPLDSYFQFKSGKSLTLDQMVAIMLELKTSNDFGKAFQHVPRRKVTTLDEAAEREQEMRQAAKFKFDFKRTGDKRNSKKPPR from the exons ATGTTACGCACGTTTCTCGTGACCACAAGAATACTTGGAAAACCAAACTTTTCGGCCACTTCCGGGTCGATTTTGGTTCGACATCTTTGCCCTTCGAGTGTATTATGGAAACAGTACGCAAATCTTCCGCACAGCCAAGAGCTACCGGAACGAAAAAGTGATCGGAAAGAAGCGAACGGCAGGCGTAGCAGCCCTATCTCCTCCACCACACCACCGGTCACAGTCGATGTGGAAAAGCGTAGAAAAGTGCTCGAGCTGGAAATAGAGGTGATGCGCCAAGAGGGCAGAAAGGTGCCGTCCGTTTCGACGATCAAACCTGACCAATGGGAACATCTCTTGGGCCTATCGTCCCG AAATCAACGACGCCATTACTATCTATACCTGTGGAACATTGAGATGGTTCGCTTGGGGAAGCAGATGAAGAAAGAGCGCAAGCAGGAAGAGATAGCCAAACGGCGCGAGGAACTGTTGAAGGCGAACGCGGAAAACGATCACATTGTTTACGGGCTCTTTCACAACACCATGTTCCTGCGGATATACGATTCGACGATGGATCACTTTCACAACAACCG ACTCGTTCAAGCGATACGTTACGGGATCAATCTCGTGATCGACTGCTCGTACGACGATTACATGAACGATAAGGAGATGCGTAATACGGCCAAGCAGCTGATGCTGTGCTTTGCCCTGAACCGATCCCACACGGAACCGTTCAACATTCACCACTGCAATGCCAACTTCAACAAAACGACGATGAAACAGCTGGAAAAGCATCTGGTGCAGTTGCACCAACCGGAATTTCCGTTTAACGTTACCGAGCGTAGCTATACGGATCTGTTCCCCAAGGAACAGCTCGTCTACCTCACGCCCCACTGCAAGAACGATCTCACCGAGTTCAATCCGGATGATGTGTACATCATCGGTGCGATGGTGGACAAATCGTCCCAGGAACCCGTTTCGTTGGGTAAGGCAAAGAAGCAAGGCCTGCGCATGGCACGGCTACCGCTCGACAGCTATTTTCAGTTCAAAAGCGGCAAATCACTGACGCTCGATCAGATGGTGGCGATCATGCTGGAGCTGAAGACGAGCAACGATTTCGGAAAGGCGTTCCAGCACGTACCCCGGCGGAAGGTAACGACGTTGGATGAGGCAGCGGAGAGAGAGCAGGAAATGCGCCAGGCTGCCAAGTTCAAGTTCGACTTCAAGCGGACCGGTGATAagcgaaacagcaaaaaaccacCGCGCTAG